A genome region from bacterium includes the following:
- a CDS encoding radical SAM protein, producing MEHLLPAYLNLSDDDFLRKKDALYEILKECRLCPRKCRVNRIKGEIGYCKAPKDLIVSSVSPHFGEEDELVGENGSGTIFFSHCSLRCIFCQNYEISHFGYGKEITENELALKMIFLQKIGCHNINLVTPTHYVPQIVSAIYLASKNGLSIPIVYNSSGYERVETLKFLCGIIDIYMPDMKYSEREPASVYSNAPDYFEVSKSAIKEMHNQVGDLIVEKEIAKKGLLIRHLVLPNNEAGTHNILEFIASLSKDTYINIMDQYRPLYQANRFPKIARTIKYDEYQKAISEAKRVGLYRGF from the coding sequence TTGGAACACCTTCTTCCAGCCTACCTTAATCTTTCTGACGATGATTTTTTAAGGAAAAAAGATGCCCTTTATGAAATCCTTAAGGAATGCAGGCTTTGTCCAAGGAAGTGCAGGGTTAATAGAATAAAGGGAGAAATTGGGTATTGTAAGGCACCAAAGGATCTCATTGTTTCATCTGTAAGCCCACATTTTGGAGAAGAAGATGAGCTTGTTGGAGAAAATGGCTCTGGAACAATATTTTTTTCCCATTGTAGCTTAAGGTGTATATTTTGCCAGAATTATGAAATAAGCCATTTTGGATATGGAAAAGAGATAACAGAGAATGAACTTGCTCTTAAAATGATTTTCTTACAAAAAATAGGGTGTCATAATATAAATCTTGTAACACCAACACACTATGTTCCACAAATTGTTTCTGCTATATATCTTGCCTCTAAAAATGGTCTTTCTATACCAATAGTTTATAACTCAAGTGGATATGAGAGGGTTGAAACATTAAAATTCCTTTGTGGAATAATAGACATCTATATGCCTGATATGAAGTATTCAGAAAGAGAACCTGCTTCTGTTTATTCAAATGCACCCGATTATTTTGAGGTTTCAAAGAGCGCAATAAAGGAGATGCACAATCAAGTAGGAGACCTTATTGTAGAAAAGGAAATTGCAAAAAAAGGGCTTCTTATCCGCCATCTTGTTCTTCCAAATAATGAGGCAGGAACACACAATATCCTTGAATTTATTGCTTCTTTGTCAAAGGATACCTATATAAACATTATGGACCAATACAGACCATTATATCAGGCAAATAGGTTTCCAAAAATAGCAAGAACAATAAAATATGATGAATACCAAAAGGCAATAAGTGAAGCAAAGAGGGTTGGGTTGTATAGGGGGTTTTAG
- a CDS encoding YgiT-type zinc finger protein: MKVCNFCGNKNFRGRYVQYIYKHNDRFLVVNNVPCEECEYCQEQYFSAETLRKIEEDFNAVYLSGKKAKRETILPIEEFIEI; the protein is encoded by the coding sequence ATGAAGGTTTGTAATTTTTGTGGGAACAAAAATTTTAGAGGAAGGTATGTCCAATATATCTACAAACATAATGACCGTTTCCTTGTGGTAAATAATGTTCCCTGTGAGGAATGTGAATATTGTCAAGAACAGTATTTCTCTGCAGAAACTTTAAGGAAGATTGAGGAAGATTTCAATGCTGTATATCTTTCTGGTAAAAAGGCTAAAAGGGAAACTATACTTCCTATAGAAGAATTTATAGAGATTTAA
- a CDS encoding DUF4258 domain-containing protein — protein sequence MFEIKWIFERIIKGEYYFSKHGDWERQNDNLAIAEIEEALMRGRILEQYEDTGRGESCLVVGFTETGKPIHIVCGRRGDWLVIITVYIPRPPKFKTPYERSEK from the coding sequence ATGTTTGAAATAAAGTGGATATTTGAACGGATTATAAAAGGTGAGTATTACTTTTCAAAACATGGAGATTGGGAAAGACAAAATGATAATCTTGCAATTGCAGAGATTGAGGAAGCCTTAATGAGAGGTAGAATATTAGAACAATATGAAGATACAGGAAGGGGAGAAAGCTGCTTGGTTGTAGGATTTACAGAAACAGGAAAACCAATACATATCGTTTGTGGTAGAAGAGGAGATTGGTTGGTGATAATAACTGTGTATATACCTCGTCCACCAAAATTTAAAACACCTTATGAAAGGAGTGAAAAATGA